CACCGCATAGCCCGCGGAGAAGCGGTTGGTGAGCGTCAGCCGATAGCTCTCGCGCAGCCGCGTGAGCGAGATCGGCACGCGCCGCTCGACCGGCAGCGTCTCCGGCAGCCGCATCGCCGCCCAGGCGAGCACGAAGGCGGCGAACGCGCCCAGCGCGTAGAAGATGAACCGCCACGGCCCGAAGGCGAGCAGCGCCTGCCCCAGCGTGGGGGCCAGGATCGGCACGACGAAGAAGATCATCTGCGCGATCGACAGCGTGCGCGCCATCTGCCGCCCGGACGAACCGTCGCGTACGATCGCCACCGCCAGTACGCGGGTGGAGGCGGACATCATCCCCTGCAGCATGCGCGCGCCCAGCAGCGCGACGAAGGTCGCGGAACCCGCGGCGAAGATGCTGGCGGCGACGAACCCCGCGAGCGTGACGATCAGCACCGGCTTTCGCCCGTAACGGTCGGCGAGCGGGCCATAGGCCAGCTGCCCCGCGCCGAACCCCAGCATATAGGCGGTGACGACCCATTGCCGGTGGTTGGCCGCGGCGACCGCCAGGTCGCGCCCGATGTCGGCCAGCGCGGGCAGCATCAGGTCCACCCCCAGCGCGTTGACCGCCATCACCGCGGCGATGAACACGACGAACTCGCGCCGGTTCATCGATGGGGGAGTATTGTTGTCCTTCATGCGCCGGGCCTTAGGCGGGGATGGCGGGCGATGTCACCCGTCGTGTTCCCGCGTGCGCAGGCGCATGTCAGATCGCCGGCAATTCCTTGAGCCTGTCCGCAACCAGCGGGGCGACGCGGTCGGCGATCTTCTCGACGCCGGTGGCATTGGGGTGGATGCCGTCGGGAAGCATCAGCTGACGCTTGCCCAGCACCCCGTCGAGGATGAAGGGGTAGAGCGCGGCGTGATGTTCCTTCGCCAGATCGGGCCATATCGCATTGATACCGGCGGCATAGTCCGGGCCCAGATTGGGCGGCGCCATCATGCCGGTCAGCAGCACCGGGATGCCGCGGCGGTCGAGCTCCGTCAGCATCGCCGCCATGTTGGCGCGCGTCTCCGCGGGCGGGATCTGTCGCAGCACGTCGTTACCGCCCAGCCCCAGCATCACCAGGTCGGGCTTCCGCTCCAGCCGGTCGAGCGTATAGGCCAACCGGCGGCGACCGTCCGCGGTGGTATCGCCCGAAACGCCCGCGTTGACGACCGTCGCGTCGATCCCGCCCGCGCGCAGCCGCTCGCGGACCGCATCGGGCAGGCTCTGTCCGGGGCGCAGGCCGTATCCGGCATACAGGCTGTCGCCGAACGCGAGCACCGTGCGCTTCGGCCCCGACACCGCATGCGACGCGGTCGCGGCAGGAGCGGGGGGCGACGCCGTGGCGAGCGGGATCGGCGGATCGTCGCGCCGGCTGCACGCGGCGACGCCTTGGAGAATCAGCAGCGCCGCCGCATATGTCGGTATCTTCACGCCCGTTCCTGCTTT
The sequence above is drawn from the Sphingomonas adhaesiva genome and encodes:
- a CDS encoding multidrug effflux MFS transporter, producing MNRREFVVFIAAVMAVNALGVDLMLPALADIGRDLAVAAANHRQWVVTAYMLGFGAGQLAYGPLADRYGRKPVLIVTLAGFVAASIFAAGSATFVALLGARMLQGMMSASTRVLAVAIVRDGSSGRQMARTLSIAQMIFFVVPILAPTLGQALLAFGPWRFIFYALGAFAAFVLAWAAMRLPETLPVERRVPISLTRLRESYRLTLTNRFSAGYAVAAAMTFGGIIAFVSSAQQIFVDEFGAGDRFVLLFALCAFAMGCASFANARLVERLGTRLISQAAVLGLIALSLLHIVVIGTGHETLTSYIVFQALSMTCIGLCGSNFGAMAMEPVGHIAGTASSVQGFITSVGAVVVGSLIGQAYSGTTLPLAIGYLCIGVGALAVVWFVEGGRLFHARHGTA
- a CDS encoding arylesterase, with product MPTYAAALLILQGVAACSRRDDPPIPLATASPPAPAATASHAVSGPKRTVLAFGDSLYAGYGLRPGQSLPDAVRERLRAGGIDATVVNAGVSGDTTADGRRRLAYTLDRLERKPDLVMLGLGGNDVLRQIPPAETRANMAAMLTELDRRGIPVLLTGMMAPPNLGPDYAAGINAIWPDLAKEHHAALYPFILDGVLGKRQLMLPDGIHPNATGVEKIADRVAPLVADRLKELPAI